In one Pseudomonas hydrolytica genomic region, the following are encoded:
- a CDS encoding methyl-accepting chemotaxis protein, with translation MRLKLLTNLNTLLLVTVCVALAATLWWSQRALQQPVQLMERYLTLSQQFQREVADNIQAYLASGNAVQHSTATQAIDTFETSLEQLPRQLADELRPSLEQLRDFSANQLLAAGKLAGDPQGLLLQAEREMLAALEQLSQYVDSASSPSAASYRKPLQEAGSRLLKLAHARERFISQGRSELLGDVERELNALGQQVQAIDGLPLLGVQQADSSASVGFAALLGLDDAQQQQQAEDRGVELKRELANLVRRYPSELQRTRELVEQRQQLALATAQRVDQLQQALAALEPVVKAEYARIQGEVRLIQGLMIGLILLIALVIDRIQRRLSQVLGRLVPALSQWASGDFGTAISIDSRTRELRDIEDSLNHLRRYLVELVASIRGHAEQVAGSSRTLAELSGGLHAGAQRQAGDTALIRDALGELEATISQVAQDASQTADASRDAGRALEQGQRVIGQSLEGLHALVGEVQDNAQAIERLADETATIGSVLTVIRGIAEQTNLLALNAAIEAARAGEAGRGFAVVADEVRSLSQRTGSATAEIQEVIGRLQQAAHQSVQAMRAQVEHAEATAGKAEAADGALDEIVSAIRTIASMAERIAGAVAQQSNAVSEIREHGERIHQLGDDNLQRIGQGRAQGENLLHLGGQLHSAVQAFRV, from the coding sequence ATGCGCCTCAAGCTGCTCACCAACCTCAATACCCTGCTGCTGGTCACCGTCTGCGTCGCCCTGGCGGCGACCCTGTGGTGGTCGCAACGTGCGCTGCAGCAGCCGGTGCAGTTGATGGAGCGTTACCTGACGCTGTCGCAGCAGTTCCAGCGCGAGGTGGCCGACAACATCCAGGCCTACCTGGCCAGCGGCAATGCCGTGCAGCACAGCACGGCGACCCAGGCCATCGACACCTTCGAAACCTCCCTCGAACAACTGCCGCGGCAACTGGCCGACGAGCTGCGGCCCAGCCTGGAGCAGCTGCGCGACTTCAGCGCCAACCAGTTGCTGGCCGCCGGCAAGCTGGCCGGCGACCCGCAGGGCCTGCTGCTGCAGGCCGAACGCGAGATGCTCGCCGCGCTGGAACAGCTGAGCCAGTACGTCGACAGTGCCAGCAGCCCGAGCGCGGCCAGCTATCGCAAGCCGTTGCAGGAAGCCGGCTCGCGCCTGCTGAAGCTGGCGCACGCCCGCGAGCGTTTCATCAGCCAGGGGCGCAGCGAGCTGCTCGGCGATGTCGAGCGCGAGCTCAACGCCCTCGGTCAGCAGGTGCAGGCCATCGACGGTCTGCCGCTGCTCGGCGTGCAGCAGGCCGACAGTTCCGCCAGCGTCGGTTTCGCTGCGCTGCTCGGGCTGGACGATGCTCAACAGCAACAGCAGGCCGAAGATCGCGGCGTCGAGCTCAAGCGCGAGCTGGCCAACCTGGTACGCCGCTACCCGAGCGAACTGCAACGCACCCGCGAACTGGTCGAACAACGCCAGCAACTGGCCCTGGCCACCGCCCAGCGGGTGGACCAGCTGCAGCAGGCGCTGGCCGCGCTGGAGCCGGTGGTGAAGGCCGAATACGCCCGCATCCAGGGCGAAGTGCGGCTGATCCAGGGCCTGATGATCGGCCTGATCCTGCTTATCGCTCTGGTCATCGACCGTATCCAGCGGCGCCTGTCGCAGGTGCTAGGGCGTCTGGTGCCGGCGCTGTCGCAGTGGGCCAGCGGCGACTTCGGCACGGCGATCAGCATCGACTCGCGCACCCGCGAGCTGCGCGATATCGAGGACTCGCTCAATCACCTGCGCCGCTACCTGGTCGAGCTGGTCGCCAGCATTCGCGGCCATGCCGAACAGGTCGCCGGCTCCAGCCGCACCCTGGCCGAGCTGAGCGGCGGCCTGCATGCCGGCGCGCAGCGCCAGGCCGGTGACACGGCGCTGATTCGCGACGCACTGGGCGAGCTCGAAGCGACCATCAGCCAGGTGGCGCAGGATGCCAGCCAGACCGCCGATGCCAGCCGCGACGCCGGCCGCGCCCTGGAGCAGGGCCAACGCGTCATCGGCCAGAGTCTCGAGGGCCTGCATGCGCTGGTCGGCGAAGTGCAGGACAACGCCCAGGCCATCGAGCGCCTGGCCGACGAGACCGCCACCATCGGCAGCGTGCTGACGGTGATTCGCGGCATCGCCGAACAGACCAACCTGCTCGCCCTCAACGCCGCCATCGAGGCCGCGCGGGCCGGCGAGGCGGGCCGCGGCTTCGCCGTGGTGGCCGATGAAGTACGCTCGCTGTCGCAGCGCACCGGCAGCGCCACCGCAGAAATCCAGGAAGTGATCGGTCGCCTGCAACAGGCCGCCCACCAGTCGGTACAGGCCATGCGCGCGCAGGTCGAGCACGCCGAGGCGACCGCCGGCAAGGCCGAGGCGGCCGATGGCGCGCTCGACGAGATCGTCTCGGCCATCCGTACCATCGCCAGCATGGCCGAGCGCATCGCGGGCGCGGTTGCCCAGCAGAGCAACGCCGTGAGCGAGATTCGCGAGCATGGCGAACGCATCCATCAACTGGGCGACGACAACCTGCAGCGCATCGGCCAGGGCCGCGCCCAGGGCGAGAATCTGCTGCACCTGGGCGGCCAGCTGCACAGCGCCGTGCAGGCGTTTCGCGTGTAG
- a CDS encoding response regulator: MTEHLDPSRDRLKHHFAQRVIHQARQVLEVWQRLQRSEWNEAGMAELSEANLRLLRYAERFEQIEHAQLAQSIGASLDEVLENRGRLNSTLIARLNQAMQRLSRTGLRHSDAFEQTFLPPLRKPVYLALQDAQRAERLAQQLEFFGLAAQALNDERAFRAAITERHPAAIVMDVDFAGAGLELAGSVQEGLEQKIPLLFFSHCDTDTPTRLAAVRAGGQEFFTGSLDASSLLERIEVLTHVSQYDPYKVLIVDDSKAQATHTERVLNSAGILTHTLTEPIQAMDALAEFQPDLIILDMYMPECNGTELAKVIRHNDRYVSVPIIYLSAEDDLDKQLDAMSEGGDDFLTKPIKPRHLIATVRNRAARARNLKARMVRDSLTGLYNHTHTLQLLEDACFRARRDEQPLAFAMLDIDHFKKVNDTYGHPMGDRVIKSLALFLKQRLRKTDHIGRYGGEEFAVVLPDTDEQSALRVLEEIRQRFAEIHYPAQPQDLSCTFSCGIAMLQPGLDGNALSKRADEALYTAKHGGRNRVELYRSS; the protein is encoded by the coding sequence ATGACCGAGCACCTAGATCCCAGTCGCGACCGCCTCAAGCATCACTTCGCCCAGCGCGTGATCCATCAGGCACGCCAGGTGCTGGAAGTCTGGCAGCGCCTGCAGCGCAGCGAATGGAACGAAGCCGGCATGGCCGAGCTGAGCGAGGCCAATCTGCGCCTGCTGCGCTACGCCGAGCGTTTCGAGCAGATCGAGCATGCGCAGCTGGCGCAAAGCATCGGCGCCAGCCTCGACGAGGTGCTGGAAAACCGCGGTCGCCTCAACAGTACCCTGATCGCCCGTCTCAATCAGGCCATGCAGCGCCTCTCGCGTACCGGCCTGCGGCATAGCGATGCCTTCGAACAGACCTTCCTGCCGCCGCTGCGCAAGCCGGTGTATCTCGCCCTGCAGGATGCCCAGCGCGCCGAGCGTCTGGCCCAGCAGCTGGAGTTCTTCGGTCTGGCGGCACAGGCGCTGAACGACGAGCGCGCCTTCCGCGCCGCCATTACCGAACGTCACCCGGCGGCCATCGTCATGGACGTCGACTTCGCCGGCGCCGGCCTCGAGCTGGCTGGCTCGGTGCAAGAGGGTCTGGAGCAGAAGATTCCGCTGCTGTTCTTCAGCCACTGCGACACCGACACCCCGACCCGCCTGGCCGCGGTGCGCGCCGGCGGCCAGGAGTTCTTCACCGGCTCGCTGGACGCCTCGAGCCTGCTCGAACGCATCGAGGTGCTGACCCACGTCTCGCAGTACGACCCGTACAAGGTGCTGATCGTCGACGATTCCAAGGCCCAGGCGACCCACACCGAGCGCGTGCTCAACAGCGCCGGCATCCTCACCCACACCCTGACCGAGCCGATCCAGGCGATGGACGCGCTGGCGGAATTCCAGCCCGATCTGATCATCCTCGACATGTACATGCCCGAGTGCAACGGCACCGAACTGGCCAAGGTGATCCGCCATAACGACCGTTACGTCAGCGTGCCGATCATCTACCTGTCGGCCGAGGACGACCTGGACAAGCAGCTCGACGCCATGAGCGAGGGCGGCGACGATTTCCTCACCAAGCCGATCAAGCCGCGTCATCTGATCGCCACCGTGCGCAACCGCGCCGCCCGTGCGCGCAACCTCAAGGCGCGCATGGTGCGCGACAGCCTGACCGGTCTGTACAACCACACCCACACCCTCCAGCTGCTCGAGGACGCCTGCTTCCGCGCGCGCCGCGACGAGCAGCCGCTGGCCTTCGCCATGCTCGATATCGACCATTTCAAGAAGGTCAACGACACCTATGGCCACCCCATGGGCGACCGGGTGATCAAGAGCCTGGCCCTGTTCCTCAAGCAGCGCCTGCGCAAGACCGACCATATCGGCCGTTACGGTGGCGAGGAATTCGCCGTGGTGCTGCCCGATACCGACGAACAGTCGGCGCTCAGGGTGCTGGAAGAGATTCGCCAGCGCTTCGCCGAGATCCACTACCCGGCGCAGCCGCAGGATTTGTCCTGCACCTTCAGTTGCGGCATCGCCATGCTGCAACCGGGGCTCGATGGCAATGCGCTGTCCAAGCGCGCCGACGAGGCGCTGTACACGGCCAAGCATGGCGGCCGTAACCGGGTGGAGCTGTACCGAAGCAGCTAG
- a CDS encoding DUF2333 family protein — protein sequence MLDWKNRAASSPDGTDNTANLGRERGGASLIGRALGGLLGVYLLVALVVGWYWSQEPAAFAVQQHAQAAAQQAQRQLVSGYTTVETLKEVASTLLDKPGGYLSNDLAPPGLWLDNMPSWEYGVLVQVRDFSRALRKDFARSQSQSTEDPDLAKAEPRFHFDNKSWALPASESEYREGIKALDRYLSRLADTSKQNAQFYTRADNLNNWLGDAGTRLGSLSQRLSASVGQVRLNTEVLPPDSGLKEVEGGVYETPWLQIDNVFYEARGQAWALAHLLRAVEVDFADVLAKKNATVSVRQIIRELEAAQATLWSPMVLNGSGYGILANHSLVMANYISRANAAIIDLRQLLSQG from the coding sequence ATGCTGGACTGGAAGAATCGCGCGGCGAGCTCGCCCGACGGTACCGACAATACCGCGAACCTGGGGCGCGAGCGCGGCGGCGCCAGCCTGATCGGCCGCGCGCTCGGCGGCCTGCTGGGGGTGTATCTGCTGGTGGCGCTGGTGGTCGGCTGGTACTGGAGTCAGGAGCCGGCGGCCTTCGCGGTGCAGCAGCATGCCCAGGCCGCGGCGCAGCAGGCGCAGCGCCAACTGGTCAGCGGTTACACCACGGTGGAAACCCTCAAGGAGGTGGCCAGCACCCTGCTGGACAAGCCCGGCGGTTACCTGTCCAACGACCTGGCGCCGCCCGGCCTGTGGCTGGACAACATGCCGAGCTGGGAATACGGCGTACTGGTGCAGGTGCGCGACTTCTCCCGCGCGCTGCGCAAGGATTTCGCCCGCTCGCAGTCGCAGTCCACCGAGGACCCGGATCTGGCCAAGGCCGAGCCGCGCTTCCACTTCGACAACAAGAGCTGGGCACTGCCGGCCTCGGAATCCGAGTACCGTGAGGGCATCAAGGCGCTGGACCGCTACCTGAGCCGCCTGGCCGACACCAGCAAGCAGAACGCGCAGTTCTATACCCGCGCCGATAACCTCAACAACTGGCTGGGCGATGCCGGCACCCGTCTGGGGTCGCTGTCGCAGCGGCTGTCCGCCAGCGTCGGCCAGGTGCGCCTGAACACCGAGGTGCTGCCGCCGGATTCCGGTCTCAAGGAAGTCGAGGGCGGGGTGTACGAAACGCCCTGGCTGCAGATCGACAACGTGTTCTACGAGGCGCGCGGTCAGGCCTGGGCGCTCGCCCATCTGCTGCGTGCCGTCGAGGTGGATTTCGCCGACGTCCTGGCGAAGAAGAACGCCACCGTCAGCGTACGCCAGATCATTCGTGAGCTGGAGGCGGCGCAGGCCACCCTGTGGAGCCCGATGGTGCTCAACGGCAGCGGCTACGGCATTCTCGCCAACCACTCGCTGGTGATGGCCAACTACATCTCGCGCGCCAACGCCGCGATCATCGATCTGCGTCAGCTGCTGAGCCAGGGTTGA
- a CDS encoding NUDIX hydrolase, whose protein sequence is MDAISAAEAAHRAASDSERVAWVDEHDRPLGGVSRAELRERGLIGRGTYILLFNSAGLLCVHRRTLSKALYPGYWDVAAGGMVLEGEDYLLSAQRELAEELGIVDAELTEHAHFLYDAPESRLWCMAYSAVSDAPLVLQPEEVLEARFISVEQALEETRYLPYCPDSLAALERYIKRP, encoded by the coding sequence ATGGACGCGATCTCGGCCGCCGAGGCCGCGCATCGCGCTGCCTCCGACAGCGAGCGGGTGGCCTGGGTCGACGAGCACGACCGACCGCTCGGTGGCGTGTCGCGGGCCGAACTGCGCGAGCGCGGCCTGATCGGCCGCGGTACCTACATCCTGCTGTTCAACTCCGCCGGCCTGCTCTGCGTGCATCGGCGCACCCTGAGCAAGGCGCTGTATCCCGGTTACTGGGACGTGGCGGCCGGCGGCATGGTGCTCGAGGGCGAGGACTACCTGCTGTCGGCCCAGCGCGAGCTGGCCGAGGAACTGGGTATCGTCGATGCCGAGCTGACCGAGCACGCGCACTTTCTCTATGACGCACCGGAAAGCCGGCTGTGGTGCATGGCCTACTCGGCGGTATCCGACGCGCCCCTGGTGCTGCAGCCGGAGGAAGTGCTGGAAGCGCGCTTTATCAGCGTCGAGCAGGCGCTGGAAGAAACCCGCTACCTGCCGTATTGCCCGGATTCGCTGGCGGCGTTGGAGCGCTACATAAAAAGGCCATAA